The Theobroma cacao cultivar B97-61/B2 chromosome 1, Criollo_cocoa_genome_V2, whole genome shotgun sequence genome contains the following window.
CAAGCAAAGATCTAGATCGGACGGCTGTGATTTCTTGAATTCTTCAATCCTTTTACGCTTAGGTGAAACCTTAGATCTTGAATTGGAAAACCGACAGTTTGAGTTCAGATTCGTTGCTGTTTCTTGCAACTTCCACATGTCCGTACACGTAGCTTCGGATGTTTCATCGGATGCTGGCGTTGGAGCCATAAGTTCGGGCATCGCCCGTAGAGTTCCTCCTCGTAGGACAGTTTCAACTGCCGCTTGGCAAACATGCCAGTTCCCTGTCCACAAGAGTCCAACAGCTCCATTCACAGGATTCACAGTCCTCCCACAAGCTTCGAACAACAGTGATTGGAACAAAGCTGATCGAAAAGTTTTATAACAGAGACTTAGAATTTTTTGCAATCAACtgaaaaccaacaaaataaaatgtaagAATATCGGAAAAAGAAATAGTTCTGCGCCGTACCAGGACGTTGAGATTCTGGAACAGCGGAAATGAAAGACATGAGCCCCGCACGGCCAAAAAACTTGGCAACAAAAACGGTAGCGTGGCCTTGCGCTTCAGGACTCTCGATCCATTGCAGACAAGGACGTAAAATACAAGACTCGCTGCATCCTTTTCGCAAGACTCGGCACCCGTTGCAACTCATGGTTCAACCACTCTTCCCTCCCTTGGCATGAAATCAATATTCCCAAAACTTCCCAGGTCTGTCTGGCTGGCTGGCTGAGTGGTACTTAGGTTACAAGAAACAGGAAGCAAAAAAACAAATGGCCAAATGGAAATGGGTTGGCAAAGAGACGGGCAAGAACGAGAGAAAAATTAAGGTATGGGAGTGAGAGGGGGAAGGGGATATATCAGAGGGGGGAGATTCTGGAGGgtttaaaagggaaaaataaagGGTTGAAATGAAACTCTAGTTTAGGCTTGGCCTTGGGTTAGTTTGGTAGTGGGTGGGTGCGTTTATAGGGGAGAGTGTGGGTACTGTTCGTTGCGATGGGGGGGAGAGGGAGGAGGTTAGATTCCAAAGACTTGGGCGCGAGCGGCTCCGTGTTTCCGCGGATGGTGTCGCTCCACCGTTGGATtccttccttcttttttttttttcggttTAATATCTCATTTGAGTGGATATTGATTATTGATGGCCTTTCCTTTTCatggttttattatttttccttctttatatgatttctcttttttaacatgaaataaAGTAGTACTATAGGACTCTTGCGTCAAGggtatttattaaaaatggaagggatttggtaaatttttttcttttgaaagggGAATGGTGTGGCATGCACATGTATTGAGAATATATATTCTTCGAGTTTGTGGGAGAGTTATTTATTGTAATGCCAGTGGGAAAAAAATATGGTATTTCTAGAGACTAATCATTGAGGGTTTTGTGCGAGATCAGGAAACCAGACATTGTCCATAGGTGTAGGtaaaaagattataaaaattatagtcacaattaaataatattctgTGTCACTAGAATCAACTTCGAACACGTCAtatatcttttaaaataatcaactatgttaaaaaagattttttttcccGAGAGAGAAtggaaatttaattaaatggaCAATATCAAatgttttagatttttttttaaaaaaaaaaaccacagTCACACACATAATTAGGTTTTAAGTATATTTTTGGCAATTATGTGCATTTACATCAGCATATTTACTTAGGTTCATTAATATGTTATGTGCTTAAAAAGATCTTCATAAATAGATGTAAACTTTTAGCAAAACTCTCTAAATTAATAACTACAGGATAATTTTCCTAATTATTTATGGTGTCAAACTAAAATGatcaaaactatatatacTTGTTTTGCAAAGAGTGATATTAATTGCTCAAGCAActaagtttttgatgatataatTCTATTATTGGCAAGATAATCATTATGCTAGCTGGCACCTTCATCGACAAATTAAACTTTGCGTAAACTTCCCCATGCTTTTAACATGAAGGAGTCTATTCTAATAAAAGAATCATGACATTGTTTCACCATTGGCGTAAACTCTCCTTTGTTCACAActatttcatgtaattaattaggaattcctttttaatattaataaaacttCAAAACTGGGGTTTCCTTTCTCTTCATGCATCTAACAAGTCATCACAAGAAACACATGCAtccaatgaaatttttaactaTCTGGATTAGCATatgtataaataaattataaccAAAACCCAATAGCCATTTCCAATATAACTttgttcttataaaaaaataaaaaggaagaagcATGATTATTATCTGTCCAAGTGAGTGAACCTTGATTGATGAGATGATAACCTTATCTTCCATTATTCTTTTTAGCTGTTGGGGTCTGGCAACACAGAAATAATAGATTATACATAACCTTATCTTCCTCATTCTTAATCAGCTATCGCAATAGATAAGGTGAGAGAGCATActaaagagaaaataatagTATCAATAATTATCCTATTTTGTTCACTAAAATTTTACCACGAATGGCTTAAGAATTGCAAAATTAATTTGTTGGCTGCAATTTGGGTCAATTTTGTCATGTTCAATCCAGCTTAAAGAATTCACTTGCTAAATATTAGGAGATTCcgaatgtgtaaaaggattaAGTTGCTTGTGCTATAAGCACAAGCATTAATGTGGAAAGAACATAGGAAATTTGGGTAAAAAGCCAACACGCTTCTTGCGATTAGATTTTTCCTATACACTACTGTTATTGCTAAGAACAGACAACAGCAAttacccaaaaaaaatttcactttCATCTGTTGAATTTTCTCCTAATGATTTAAATAGAACTCAATTTGGCGGTAAGAGCtatatatgacattaaaaaacaaatcagTCGAACAATAAAACACTTACGATTTCATCTAAGTCCTTA
Protein-coding sequences here:
- the LOC18611263 gene encoding LOB domain-containing protein 38, producing MSCNGCRVLRKGCSESCILRPCLQWIESPEAQGHATVFVAKFFGRAGLMSFISAVPESQRPALFQSLLFEACGRTVNPVNGAVGLLWTGNWHVCQAAVETVLRGGTLRAMPELMAPTPASDETSEATCTDMWKLQETATNLNSNCRFSNSRSKVSPKRKRIEEFKKSQPSDLDLCLTPSFSGKRVPDNRRPGTPSMNSEESVTTTCLDSGFADQQGQGGVAADKKLLNLFP